TGTCCGGCAGACCGAACACAACGTAGGGGGCAGGCCGGAACCTTAAACGTGAAAGAGCCCGCAGTTGCTGAGGTTTTTGTTGGCGCCTCGGGTCGGTTTGCTTGGATAGAACGAAACGTGCGAGGCCGCTCTCGGATGGGCGCGGCCTCGCGCTTCTATCGCGGTACGAACCACTCCGGATGAGGAACGGTTCCTCGTTGACCTTGTCGTCGTCAAGCAGGTTGACAGGCGCAGCCCGGCCGATGGACATCTCCCGATCTGGCCACCCTCCGTAATCCGGAACGAGAGGGCCTCACACGGAGGCGATGTCGATGTGCCGCTCGCTATTCGCCCACGATGGCTGGAGCCAGCGCGCCGCGCTCTCCACCTCGGGCATGCTGAGGCCGTGGCCGCCGGGCGTCCACTCGTGCGTGACGTCCGCGCCGGCGGCGCGCAGCATGTCCGCCAGCCGCTGCGCGTTGTTTGCGGGGATCACGGGGTCCGTGCGGCCGGAACCCATGAAGATGCGCGTGCCCGCCAGGTCCGGCGCGGCCTCCGGCTGGAGCGGCACCATGGCCCGGAAGAGCACCGCGTTCCGCAGCAGCCCCGGCCGCAGCAGCAGCGCCGCCGAGGCGATGTTGGCGCCGTTGCTGAAGCCCACCGTCACCATCCGCCCCGCGTCGAAGCCGTAGTGCGCCGCCGCCGCCCCGACCCACTCGGCAAGCTCGTGCGTGCGGGCCACCAGGTCCGCCTCGTCGAACACGCCCTCGGCCAGGCGGCGGAAGAAGCGCAGCATGCTGCCCTCCAGCACCTTGCCGCGCGGGCTGAGCATGGCGGCGCCCGGCACCAGCGCCTGGCCCAGCTCAAGCAGGTCGTGCTCGTCGCCGCCCGTGCCGTGCAGCAGGAGCAGCGTGGTGCCCGCCGCCGCGCCCGAGCCGGGCACCCAGCGGTGGACGAAGTCCCCCGCCGCGGCGCTCACCGGCCCTCCACGGGCAGCGTGCCGGGCAGGTGGAAGGCCGGCAGCACGCGCTCGATCTCCGCGCGGCGCGGCTCGTACTGCGGCGGCAGCATCAGCGCCTCGCCCAGGCGCTCGCGCGGCTCGTCCACGTCGAAGCCCGGTGCGTCGGTGGCCAGCTCGAACAGCACGCCGCCCGGCTCGCGGAAGTACACCGAGTGGAAGTACTCCCGGTCGATCACCGGCGTGGGCTGCGCGCCCGCGGCCTCCGCGCGCGCGCGCAGCTCCAGCTCGCCCGCGTCGTCGCCCGTGCGCCACGCCACGTGGTGCACCGTGCCCGCGCCGCCCGCCCCGCGCGGGAAGCCGCCCACGGTCCGCACGTCCACCAGCGTGCCCGGGCCGCCGTCGCCCGCCGCGAAGCGCGAGACGTTGCCCTCGTCAGCCACGTGGCGGAAGCCCAGCGTGTCCGTGAGCATCCGCACCGTCTCCTCTCCCGCCTCCTCCCACAGCGCCACGGAGTGCACGCCGCGGATGGCGTGCTCCGCTGGCACGTCCGCGCCCTCCCAGGCGCCGCGCGATGCCGCGTCCGGGTGCACGGTCAGCTCCAGCAGCAGCCCGTCGGGATCGCGGAAGGCCAGCACCGGCGCCCCGAACCGCCGCGACGGGCGCTCGTGCTCCACGCCGTGCGCCACCAGCCGCTCGATCCACCAGCCCAGCGACTCCGGCGGCACTGCCAGCGACGTCACCGCCGCCTGGCCCACGCCCTGCCGCCCGCGCCGCGCGCCGGGCCATGGGAAGAAGGTGAGGATGCTGCCCGGCGTGCCCGCCTCGTCGCCGTAGTAGAAGTGATACGTCTTGGGGTCGTCGAAGTTGACCGTCCGCTTCACCATCCGCAGCCCCAGCGTGCCAGCGTAGAAGTCCACGTTGCGCTGCGGGTCCGACGCGATGGCCGTGACGTGGTGAATGCCGAGTGCGCTGGTGCTCATCCGTCCTCCATTTTCCCTCCGGCGTTCCGCGCCGGTGCGTGGGCCGGCCACGCGGCCGGCCCGTCTCCAATCCCCCGAAACCCGCCGCCGCCGCTCCCGCTCAGCGGAAGTCGGCCACGTCCTCCACCGCGTGCCGGTGGTGCGGGAAGCCCTCCTCGTCCGCCACGCCCAGCGCAACCAGCGCGGGAACGGTGGCGTGCGCCGGCAGGCCCAGGATCTCCTTCACCTCGTTGGGCTTGAAGCCCAGCATGGGCGAGGTGGCGTAGCCCAGCGACTGCGCGGCCAGCATCAGGTATCCCAGGGCGATGTAGCTCTGCCCGGCGCCCCACGCCTCGCGCTCCTCGTCCGTCTTGCCCGCGAAGGTGTCGCGCACCTGCTGGGCCACCGCCGGGCGCCGCTCTTCCGGGTAGTTGGGGTGCACGGTGCGCTCGATGTCCCCCAGCGCCCCCGCCACGTCGCTGTACATCACGATCACGGCGGGCGCGGCGCCCACCTGCGCCTGGCCGTAGGCCGCGGCGCGCAGCCGCTGCTTCAGCTCCGGGTCGCGCACGACCACGAAACGCCAAGGCTGCACGTTGAAGGCCGAAGGCGCCAGCCCCGTGACCCGCAGGATCTCGCGGAGGTCCGCCGCGGGCACCGGCTGGTCCTTGTACTTCCGGATCGACCGGCGCGCTTCGGCGGCCTCGGTCACCGTGAGGGTGGTGCTTTCCGTGTACATGGTGCTCTCCTGTTGCACGTGTGGAAAATGCATCTATGAACTATCCGTTTGCAGCCATGCGGGCGCTGTACCTGCTCGGGCCGATGCCAGTCTGCACCGTCTCGGCCGTGGGTCGTCCCGAAGGCAAATAAATCTTACTACTAAGATACATGGATTGGCATGCGAAGTCAACCCGTCAGCGTGAGTCCGTCTGCAGATCGACTCGGTAGATGCACGCAGGTGCGCGCTTCCTCGCGTCGGCACGTGAGCGCCCGATCGCCGGTGTTTGACTCAGATGCGGTCGCCCGGTAGGCTCAGCTATTGGGAGAGATGAACGTCAGACGAGGGACGGACGATGAAGGCGCTCTGCTTCGACAGGTTCGGCGGGCCGGAGGTGCTGGAGTACCGCGAGCTGCCCGATCCGCAGGCCGGCCCGGGCGAGGCGATCGTGAGGATGCGCGCCGTGGGGCTCAACTTCGCCGACGTGTACCGGCGGAAGGGCAGCTACCACCTGGCTGGCCAGCCGCCATACGTCCCCGGATACGAAGGCGCCGGCGTCGTCGTGCGCGTCGGCCCGCCCCCAGCGACGGAGGACGCGGATGCGGGGAAGATGCCGCGCGTCGGCGACCGCGTTGGCTTCGCCGACGTGCCGTTCGCGAATGCGGAACTGGTCGCCGCGCCCGCGTCGAGGCTCATCCCGCTCCCGGACGACGTCTCGTTCCAGACGGCCGCCGCGTCGCTGCTCCAGGGGCTCACCGCGCAGTACCTGACGCGCGACAGCCACCCCGTCGCGCCGGGGCAGACGGTGGCGGTGCACGCGGCGGCCGGCGGCGTGGGCCTGCTGCTCGTGCAGATCGCGAAGCTGCTTGGGGCGCGCGTGATCGGCCTCACGTCGAGCGAGGAGAAACGCGCCGCGGCGCTCGCCGCCGGTGCGGAGCAGGTGGCGCTGTACGGGGAGGAGTGGGTAGATGCGGTGCGCGCGTTCGGCGGTGGGACGGGTGTGGACGTGGTGTACGACTCCGTGGGCTCCACCCTGCGCGACAGCCTGCGCGCGGTACGGACTGGCGGGCACGTGGTCTTCTACGGCATGGCCGGCGGCGACCCGCAGCCCGTGGACCCCCGCCTGCTGATGGACGAGTCGAAGTCGCTCACCGGCGGCGACCTGTGGAACGTGCTCACCGGCCACGCCGAGCGCGTGCGCCGCTCCGCCGAGCTGTTCGGCTGGATCCGCGACGGCCGCCTGCACGTGGAGGTGAGCCGCACCTTTCCCCTCGCCGAGGGCGCCGCCGCCCACGCCTTCCTCGAAAGCCGCCGCAGCATCGGCAAGGTCCTGCTGGTGCCGTGAAGCTTCTCGTCGCTTCGGGCCAATGAAGTAGCTCCCGGATTCCGTCTCGCCCCGCTCACCGGAGCCGAGCTCGCATCACCCGAGACGTCGCACCGCGGCTCCGGTGAGCGGTCGCCGGCCCAACGCGATCTGCATCCCGGCTCCTGGTTCCGGAAGAACGCGAGCCCTCCGCTCGGAAGCGGAGGGCTCGCTGGCATCTGCCGTGTCCTGCCCCCGCCGTTACGAGGTGGCGAGCGAGGGCGGGTTCGCGGGCACGATGCCCGTGGTGTCGGTGGGCGCGGTGGGGTTTTGGGGCCCCTGCTTCGCCTGGAGCGGGTCGGTGGGCCCGGCGCTGCCGCACGCCGCCGCCGAAGCCGCCATCACGCTCGCCGTCAGTGCCGCGTAGAGCACGTTCCGTTTCGACGTCATCGCACTCCTCCTGGTTCGGAACCCTTCCCGCCGGACCCTCCCGGCAGCGGCTATTCCCATTCGCATACTCCATGCCTGCAACGGGTTAGCTGCAAGCAGGATGGAGAAACGGTCGAATCGTAGTCACTCGCCGAGGCGCGGAACGGAGCATCGGGCGAAAGTCTGCGGTAGGCATCAGCCCACCGTCCTGAGCCTGCCGGATCTAAATCAGCCTGGACCAATGAAGCGGGGGCCTTCGCGCTGCTGCCCAGAGAGGAGTATCGCGAGAGCATACCCGTGAGGACACCGGCATCTACAGGTTCGGCGTGTCGGTCTTCGCGTAGACACACAAAATAGCCACGACGACAATCGTATGCAGACGAATTATGTTGCTAGCGCGTGTTTCCGCGATTATCCTCTTGGCGCCTTCCGAACGGCGGAATTCCCGCCATCCCACCCCCGCGTACAGTGAGGAAACGCATCATGGCCCGGTACCACGAAGTCGTGCAGGAGCTCGTCGGTCTCATCAAGAAGAACAAGTGGGGAGGTGACTTCGAGAAGGCGATCGAGAACGCGCGCGCCAAGAACATCCCCGAGCTGAGCGACATCCGGAACCTGGACGATTACCTGGGCTACATCGACGGGTTGCTTCGGTGGGTGCCCAGCGAGGACTTTCCGGGGCGGGAGGTCTACAACCGCATCTGCAAGTTCTACTTCATCCTGGACCAGGACCCGGTGGTGAGGCTGCAGACGGCCGTGGTCCCGCACCCGGACGCGCCGCCGCTCACCCCGCTGTCCGCGTGGATGGTGCGCTACGCCAACTCGATGGGCGCGTTCCTGGACACGCCCGAGTCGCTGACGCCCGAGTCGCTGAAGTCGTTCTTCGATTCGCCGAGCTACAACATGGACGACTACATCGTCCCTCACGGCGGCTGGAAGACCTTCAACCAGTTCTTCGCCCGGAACTTCAAGCCGGGCTACCGGCCCGTGGCGGCGGTGGCCGACCAGCACGTGATCGTGTCGCCGGCAGATTCCACCTTCGCGGGCCAGTGGGAGATCCGCCCCAACTCGCAGGTCACGGTGAAGAACCTGCACTGGTCCATCGAGGAGCTGCTGGAGGGCAGCCCGTTCAAGGACCGGTTCACGAACGGGCAGTTCATGCACGCCTTCCTCAACACCACCGACTACCACCGCCAGCACGCCCCGGTGGGCGGAACGGTGGTGGAGGCGCGCGTGATCCCCGGGCAGGTGTACCTGGAGGTGGACGCGGACCCGGTGCCCGGCGACCCGGACGGACGTCACCGCCTGCGCATGCGCCGCACGTTCGACGCGCCGGACAACGCGGGCTACCAGTTCGCGCAGGCGCGGGGGCTGGTGGTGCTGGACACGCCCATCGGCCTGGTGGCGGTGCTTCCCATCGGCATGGCGCAGGTGTCGTCCATCATCCTCACCGCCGAAGAGGGCGTCACGCTGCGCAAGGGCGAGGAGATCTCGTACTTCCAGTTCGGCGGGTCGGACATCATCGTGCTGTTCGAGGCGCGCAGCAACGTCTGCTTCAGCGCCCAGCCCAACGTGCACTACAAGACCGGGACGAAGATCGCCCAGGCGTACCCGGTGATCTGACGGTCCGGGCGCTACGACATTGGTAGAGATACGACGGGAGGATGCACCGGCGGCCGGTGCATCCTCCCGTCTCTGCATCTCCCTGCCACCTCGTGCCCGGGATGCTGCGTCCCGGCGGACGAGGATCCGCCGCTACTGCTCCTGCTGCGGGTGCGGCGCGCCGCCCTGCTGCTGGGCATGCATCATCTCGGCGCAGCAGCGGGCGCAGTCGCTCATCTGGCCGTCGTGGCCGTCATGCCCGCCGTCCATCGGCCGGGGAGGCATGCCGGGGCCGCCGTGCATCTCCATCCCCGGTCCGCCGTGCATCTCCATCCCCGGTCCGCCGCGCATCTCCATGCCGGGGCCGTGCATCGCCATCATCTCGTGGTGCATGTCCGCGACCTTGCGGAGCTGGTCGGCCGTGAGGATCGCGTGGACGTCGCGCATCATCCGGAACTGTGCGACCGCCATGTCGGTCTCCGCGCGGGAGTGGCGCTCCAGCGCGGCGCGGAAGGCCGCCTCGTCCTGCGCGTCCCACCGCGGCGGGCCGGCTGCGCGCATCGTCTCGGTCATGCGCTGGTGCTCGGCGCGCGCGCGGGCATCGAGCGCCTGGAGCCGCGACACCTGGTCCGCGTTCAGGCCCAGGTCGGCGCGGTGCATGAGCAGCATGGACACCGGCGACTCGGCGGGGCCCATCATCCCCTCGCCCATGCGCATTCCGGGCGGCATGGGGTGGCGCATGGCGCCGGCCTGCGCCTCGGGCATGCAGCCTCCGGGCTGGCTCTGCTGTCCCGCCACGCACACCGGTGCAGGCTGGCGGTCCTGCTGCGCGGCCGCCGGCGCCGCGATACACGCCGCCGCGAAGGCGAGCGTGAGAAGCTTTGCGTTCATCTGGATCTTCTCCGAAAGTCGTGAGATGTGGGGCGGTGCGATGCGCATCGCCGCCTGTCCTGCCGGATCGACGCCGCTGCGGGCGGGGCTCACGCTCTCGGAGGGTGGAAGGGTCCGCGGGCGAGCAGGAGGTCCGGCGCCTCGCCGGGCACCGCGAACCCAGGTGCTGCGGATGCGACGGGTGGCGCAGCAGGCGTAGTGGGGGGCGATGCGAGGGCGGCCAGCCATCCGCCGGGACCACCGGCCATCGGACACTCCGGCATCCGCGGCGGCGGACAGCGATGCATCGGCATTCCCGCATCATCACCGGCGAGGCGCATCTCCAGCGCGTGCGCGTGGAAGCGCCGCATCGCTCCCGGCATCTCGGCGCCGATGGTCGGCGGCGGAGGCGGGCCCTGCATCTCCCGCATGACGGCGCACTCCGCCCACTGCCCGGCCGCCGCCGAAACCGGCAGCAGCAGGAGCGAGAGCAGCGCGAACGCGGTGCGGAGACGCGGGATCATGCGGTGACCATCATCCCTCCCATTGTGGGCGAGCTTCGCGATTCCGTTCTTCCCTCCACCCGCCGTCGAGGGCGCACATCCGCGGTCCGGGGTCACGGCCGTAGATGCGTGGCGGACGGAGGCGTCATCGGTCGCGGCACGTAGAACATCTTCAGTCACCGCGTAGTTCCATCGCCGTGGCAACGACGAGGCGGACGGCTACTCGAGCCGGCGCAGGACGCGAAGGGCGAGCGCCTTGAGCCTGCCGCGGTACGGCGGGAAGAAGACGTCCACCATTGCGGCGCGCCCCTGCACCAGCACCGACCGCTCGTGCGAGAACGCGCGGAAGCCGAAGCGGCCGTGGTAGCTGCCCTGCCCGCTCTCGCCCACGCCGCCGAACGGTAGGCTCGGGTTGGCGAGGTGGATCAGCACGTTGTTCACCACCGTCCCGCCCGCCGAGGTGCCGCCGATGAGGGCCTCCACCACCGCCCGCCGACGGCTGAAGACATACATTGCCAGCGGCTTGGGCCCGCGGCGCACGTGCGCCACCACTTCTTCGATCGAGCGGAAGGTGAGGATGGGCAGGATGGGCCCGAAGATCTCCTCGCGCATGGCGGGCGAGTCGGCGCGGACGCCGGTGAGCAGCGTGGGCGCCACGTAGCGCCCGGCCTCGTCCGTGCGCCCGCCCGCCTCCACGCGT
This region of Longimicrobiaceae bacterium genomic DNA includes:
- a CDS encoding alpha/beta hydrolase; the protein is MSAAAGDFVHRWVPGSGAAAGTTLLLLHGTGGDEHDLLELGQALVPGAAMLSPRGKVLEGSMLRFFRRLAEGVFDEADLVARTHELAEWVGAAAAHYGFDAGRMVTVGFSNGANIASAALLLRPGLLRNAVLFRAMVPLQPEAAPDLAGTRIFMGSGRTDPVIPANNAQRLADMLRAAGADVTHEWTPGGHGLSMPEVESAARWLQPSWANSERHIDIASV
- a CDS encoding ring-cleaving dioxygenase; the encoded protein is MSTSALGIHHVTAIASDPQRNVDFYAGTLGLRMVKRTVNFDDPKTYHFYYGDEAGTPGSILTFFPWPGARRGRQGVGQAAVTSLAVPPESLGWWIERLVAHGVEHERPSRRFGAPVLAFRDPDGLLLELTVHPDAASRGAWEGADVPAEHAIRGVHSVALWEEAGEETVRMLTDTLGFRHVADEGNVSRFAAGDGGPGTLVDVRTVGGFPRGAGGAGTVHHVAWRTGDDAGELELRARAEAAGAQPTPVIDREYFHSVYFREPGGVLFELATDAPGFDVDEPRERLGEALMLPPQYEPRRAEIERVLPAFHLPGTLPVEGR
- a CDS encoding nitroreductase family protein, whose translation is MYTESTTLTVTEAAEARRSIRKYKDQPVPAADLREILRVTGLAPSAFNVQPWRFVVVRDPELKQRLRAAAYGQAQVGAAPAVIVMYSDVAGALGDIERTVHPNYPEERRPAVAQQVRDTFAGKTDEEREAWGAGQSYIALGYLMLAAQSLGYATSPMLGFKPNEVKEILGLPAHATVPALVALGVADEEGFPHHRHAVEDVADFR
- a CDS encoding quinone oxidoreductase, translating into MKALCFDRFGGPEVLEYRELPDPQAGPGEAIVRMRAVGLNFADVYRRKGSYHLAGQPPYVPGYEGAGVVVRVGPPPATEDADAGKMPRVGDRVGFADVPFANAELVAAPASRLIPLPDDVSFQTAAASLLQGLTAQYLTRDSHPVAPGQTVAVHAAAGGVGLLLVQIAKLLGARVIGLTSSEEKRAAALAAGAEQVALYGEEWVDAVRAFGGGTGVDVVYDSVGSTLRDSLRAVRTGGHVVFYGMAGGDPQPVDPRLLMDESKSLTGGDLWNVLTGHAERVRRSAELFGWIRDGRLHVEVSRTFPLAEGAAAHAFLESRRSIGKVLLVP
- a CDS encoding phosphatidylserine decarboxylase — translated: MARYHEVVQELVGLIKKNKWGGDFEKAIENARAKNIPELSDIRNLDDYLGYIDGLLRWVPSEDFPGREVYNRICKFYFILDQDPVVRLQTAVVPHPDAPPLTPLSAWMVRYANSMGAFLDTPESLTPESLKSFFDSPSYNMDDYIVPHGGWKTFNQFFARNFKPGYRPVAAVADQHVIVSPADSTFAGQWEIRPNSQVTVKNLHWSIEELLEGSPFKDRFTNGQFMHAFLNTTDYHRQHAPVGGTVVEARVIPGQVYLEVDADPVPGDPDGRHRLRMRRTFDAPDNAGYQFAQARGLVVLDTPIGLVAVLPIGMAQVSSIILTAEEGVTLRKGEEISYFQFGGSDIIVLFEARSNVCFSAQPNVHYKTGTKIAQAYPVI
- a CDS encoding Spy/CpxP family protein refolding chaperone, which produces MNAKLLTLAFAAACIAAPAAAQQDRQPAPVCVAGQQSQPGGCMPEAQAGAMRHPMPPGMRMGEGMMGPAESPVSMLLMHRADLGLNADQVSRLQALDARARAEHQRMTETMRAAGPPRWDAQDEAAFRAALERHSRAETDMAVAQFRMMRDVHAILTADQLRKVADMHHEMMAMHGPGMEMRGGPGMEMHGGPGMEMHGGPGMPPRPMDGGHDGHDGQMSDCARCCAEMMHAQQQGGAPHPQQEQ